One Vicia villosa cultivar HV-30 ecotype Madison, WI linkage group LG5, Vvil1.0, whole genome shotgun sequence genomic window, TAATTTGCCTAACAATTACTTCCTGTTGAAAAATCTAAGGCCTAGTAAAGCATCTCACTTCAAATTTAACATTGGCAATATGGAAACATACAAAAACAAACTACCTTGGCTATATTTGCTGTTTATTTTCAGTTGAGTGCATTAAGTAGAAATCTTTATTTGATATTTGGTGTGATGTTTCAGGTTGAGGATAATGACAAATTGAATGCTCATAGTCAAACGtctaatcaaattgaggagaatGATAAATTGAATCCTAATCTGCTGTCAGCACGGCCTTACTTATGCACTGGTTATGACATATATCTTGCTTGGGAACCTTGCACAATGTAAGACTGGCACAAGATTGTTTTATAAACTTTGAAACATTTCATTGTCTGTTGAATTTATTTGATGTCTGAATTAGTCTTGTTACTCTACTATGAAGGTAATATGAGGGAAAAAAACTAGCTGTCAGTAGCATTTTGATTCTCGTTTTTTTCTAGAGTGCCTTGTAACACATGATATGGAGAAATTCTCTCCAAATTTCATTTTCTGATGGTAAAAATCTCTTCCCAAGTATAATTTTTCTGATATATTTTCTTTCCACTTCAATGTTAGGTGTGCCATGGCCCTTGTCCATCAGAGAATTAGGCGAATATTTTATGCTTTTCCAAACCCTAAAACCGGTGCCTTGGGAAGTGTTTACAGGTTACAGGGGGAAAAGAGCTTAAATCATCATTATGCTGTTTTCAGAGTTTTAATCCCTGAAGAAGCCCTCCATAAATATCATACATCAGTTGCAGAAGCTGAAGAAACTGGAATTTGACTAGTTATTTAGTAGCACAGCTTCTTAAAATTCAAGAGTGGATGAAGAAATATTTTAGTTGTAGAGACTATTTATTAGTGAATATTGAATATTTAATGATTAAGTAGTAGATGTACTTTCAAATTGTCATTTATGACAATTTTGAAAGCAATTTTTGTCCTTGTAGATGAAATCATGGTCACATAACATTACTTGTACTGTTGTACACCAATATGTATTCGAATTTTGCTTACCAATCTAATGCATTTTTTTTTCTGATAATTTTGGTCTACTGAAAACATGGTCACATTGACATAGTATATTCATTTTCTCAACCCAATATATATGCTTTTATGGTTTTTCTCCATGGTTAATAAAGGTTATAAAATTGGATGGTTTTGAAATCGGGCAAAGCGGATCCGGTCCATCAGACATGTTTGTTTtgtctgtatttttttttaaaaagatcaaAGTTTTAATCCTACACACTGCACTCTAACATGTTTAAAGTTTTAATCCCGCACTCTCTAACATGTTCAAAGTTcaatctgtgttttttttttttacttttgcatAGACATTAATAAGAATTTTCGCAAAAGTCGTATGTCTGCCCCTAATGATTTAGGGTTTTAAATCCTCACCTCTcgtgttttttttttacttttgcatAGACATTAATAAGAATTTTCGCAAAAGTCGTATGTTTGCCCCTAATGATTTAGGGTTTTAAATCCTGTCTCACCCGTCCCAGTTTTTTTCCAAGTAGAGATTGTCTCATTCCTTTCTAGACTTTTCCAGATTTTGCATGTAGAGATTTTAAGTCCCTGCCCTCAACTATGTGCCAACTATCTGCGTCCCACCCTATCCCATTTCTTCAGTTTTTTTTAGGCTGGCCTAAAAAATAGACATACCCATTTGGCACCATTGAATTTGCTTTTGAAATTGACTTACTTGATAGCATAAATGTGTTTTTTAATGCAAATCATCTGAATTCTTTACTCACTATTTTAGTCACACATGGCAACTAGTTTCCAACAACCACTTATATAGTGATGGACAACTACATTTTTGATTCTGAGATTTTCTTTCTAAAAAATTAATGTCGCCATGTACACACGgtcactttgattttaatttcataagaatATTGTAATTAATATGTTCCTCTTTTTGTTAATTTCATTATGTAATCAGAGTGACTTGAATGAAACCAAATGTTTAAAAATATAACAGTAAAAACATCTTCGAATGTACTAAAATAACTAATAATTGATCATGTgtcaaaaataagaaaagaaagcaCGATGTTCTTTGTTTCTTACCTTTTCTATAACAAACAAAAAACTCACTTACATTAACTTGAATAGAGTATGCGAACAAGTTAACAGAgaaatacaaaatttatatacTAATGACAAACCTAAGATACCTTGAAACATCTACTACACCAAAATGCCTAATATATTGTCATCAATATATTTGGCCTACTATAAAGTTTAGGAGTATGACACTCCAATTCTTGTATATAGAATAATAGGATTAGGATTATACATACATAAGCAAACAAGAAGGTATTTTTAAGCTTAATAAATGCGATCTTCGATCTTTGTGGATCAGTATAAACCAGCACATTGTATCGCGCTAGTTGCGACTTTTGCACTTTTCCATAGCTCGAGGTGCTGCAAAATGCAGAAATCGGTAGTATAGATGAGTCAAACAACAAATAGGAAGGAATGTTGAGGTTTTAATGTAACATTTACATTGGCCTTACCTAGTCCAATTGCTTCAGAACTCTTCATTATCCTTAGCCTCTTGCAAGACTCGGTGAACATCCTAAACCAAGAAAAACAACGTCATTATGGTGAACGTAGCTAATTATCAATGTCGTGAAAAGCCGAAACAGTTTCTTATGAATTACTATATCAGAAAATGGACTTACTCCCATGGAACATCACCGACGAGCATCCAATCACCGTCTTTGTCTTCATAAGTAAGCACATATTCTGAACCATGTAGAAGATCCACCAATCTACTCTCACTTAAAGTTTTTTCTTGACAAGAAACCCCGTACGAGCCACATTGACCTAGACTTGTCAATAAAACCATCATCAGAATCATGCAAAAACAATTGAAACCCTATACAAGATTGGTGATTATGCATGAGAGCAAACATCAAGACACTGAATGCAAGAAGATGATAACAATAAGTAGACAAGAACTCACTGATTGTAAAACAACTGAACATCTTTTCGAGTGCTGAAGAAAGTTCCCTGTAAGAGCTAAAACCATTCAGATCCACTTTCCTCAAGTACGGAGCACCTTCCATGCTAACTTTTACATAAAGACATTCAGACTTAGCTTCTGCATCACCATCATTCTTTTGAGGCGGAGAAACCATAGAGTTCTTCCTGAAAGATCGGATTGGTGGCCATCCTACAACCTGTGCCCTGATTCGCACACGAATTtgcaaagagaaaaaaaaaccaatttttaggCCAGTAACAACAACACCTTTAACACAAAAGGCTAACATGTGAATATAGTTGCTTAGCAACAACCATCAACCTCAATTTGAATTGACttatttgattttgtataccGACATAAACCATGTGAGACTGTTTgaaagaacttatataaacagtTTTTGACATGTCCATAAGTTATTTTAAGCTTATTTCCCTAAGCTCTTCCAGATAGCAGCTTATGGAAACTGTCTATAGCTTATATGAAAAGGATTTAACTTTACTTTATTCTCTTCTGAATTATCAACATAATCAATTACTCTAAACCAAAAGATAATCAAATCTCAACAAAATTTAGTTCTCACTTTCAACATATTATAAACACACAGAATAAACTATAAACACTAAACAGTAACAAACCAAATAAACACAAAATTTCAATCAACAAACAAATTAGAAGAAGAAACAACACAAAAAATAGACATGCAATACAAGTACATAACAGGAAGAAATCTTACTTAGCAGAAGGAGGAGAAATCTGTGGTTTATTCTCATGCAAGGTCTTTGGAGAATGAGGAACAGTTTCTTTAACAACTGTAGCAGAAAAAAGATTCTGTTGCTTGTTACATTCACCACCAACACCAACACCAACACCAGAAACTTTACCTTTAGGAGAAAACAAGTTTCCATCTTTACACAACCCCACATCAGATCCACCATTTCCAGACACACCCCATTTCCCAGAACCTCCATCTATAGCATCAGAGAAACCCCTTTTAGCTCCAGACACCAAACACTTGAGCATGGACAACCCACCATTTTCTCTCTCCGGTGACTCAGAGCCAGGCAACCCAAGCCTCAGTTCAGTAGCTTTGAGGTTCAATCCAATGTTCCTCTCAGTGGTTTCCATTAAAGGAACCTCACCACCACCATAGCCTTGTTCTACTGGCACAGACATCAAAAAACCTTAAGCTTCAAAGTTCAAAAGACactaaaaaaaatcagaaaatgagagtgaagaatgAGAATGGAAAAAGATAAGAGAATGTTCTTTGTAGCTTATTATATAAAATGAGGAGAAAAAAACATGTACTACATGAGAACATTTATTCAAGTGTTAAAtaaggttttgttttttttaagaattttGTTTAGGgttgttgtgttgtgttgtggttattttttttttttttaattttaattttttattttaataaatttttggtGAATCTTTTTGTGGTCAATTACTCCGACAATACACAGAAAGTACCGGCaaacttttcttatttttattgaaaaggaaaaaaatatattatgctTTATGAATGGTGTGTAGTTAAATTAGGGTGGTATAATCATAatgtatttaattttaaattaaactttAAAGTAAAAAAGTATAAAAATAGAGCTGTTTGGAAAATGTGCAATTATTAATGTATTGtaaagatgtttttttatttttaataatagaatAGAATGTGTAATGTGTTAATTTGAGGGgggaaataaagaaaaaaaaggaaagaaaggaaagaaaaaagtGCATTGGGTAGTGTTTGGAGGAAAGTTGAGACAGTGAGGGCGGAAAGGTGGAGCAAGGAATAATAACAAGcttgatatttattttctttgactatttttttttttttaaaacggaCCATTCAAGTCGGTCGAATTGAAAACTAGAAGGTTCATCCAGTTAGATTGTTGAATCTGATATGTTATTAAACTGGTGGAAAtcggttaaaataaataaaaattaattaattaacggtTTTGGAAAATCAACGGTGCAaatgcatattttttttttaaaaaaaaaagacggtgtttttatagtttttttttaaatataattagattatatttaaaaaacatttttttatttttctattgttTACAATTAGAtctgatttaaaatttatttaaatttgaattatgtATTACTTTGTTGAGAGTggtgattatatttaaaatttaaaatttaaatttaaagaataaacatgttaaattatgatattttgaaattttggagGTATcgtgatattttttagagaccgAGTCATTCGATTAGACcggtttaataaatatatagttttaTTATAGAGACTgatttattcaaccgagttattcgATTTAATCTGGTTTAACCATGCGGTTCGACTAATGGACTAATGACCCAATATCCTTACTAGTTTGGttatgatttttaaaacattgtttttattgcttttttgGATTATGgagacaaattaaaataaaaggtttaaTTGCATTTTGGttgtttaattgaattttgaCTTTATATGGTAAAGATCAGAGAGGTTCGCAAGTGTAAAAAATGAGTTAGATCAAATGGTGATCTTTAATAATTTGGTGTCGTTTCTAAGCTTTGGTTCGACATTATGAGGTGATATATGAAAATATTCTAATATTCAAGTTAGTGGTTATCGATACTTGTTAGAAGATTTATAATTCGATGTTTTGTAAAAGATTAGTATTTGACTGTATCGAAGTAGCTAGTTGAAGTAGTAAGAGTTAATTATATTTGACATAGTCGCTTAAAGGGTCAGTCTAGGATGTAGTTGTAAACTTTCCTACAAAGAATGACCAGAAATTGGGAGTCGCTTGTCCGGTATCTCTTCCCTCCCCCAAGGTAACCATCATATTTATGTACTCCTAAGGGCGAGTTAAGATGCCATTGAAGGATTTCATATCGGATCCCTCACAAGGTCGCAACTTTTCCTTTAATCCAATCTCTCGAAGAGATATGCACACGTGATATTTCAGGAATTTCTGAAATTGATCAATATCCTGGATATGTCGAAGATGAAGCTCACCGTAATTATGACCTAAGGAAAAATTTTGTTAGGAAATCATCTAACCTTCCCAATATCTTATAATTTGAGCATAGATCTCTCTAAACTCTTGCTAGAGGTACTCTCTTCCTTCTTGTTGAACCATCAGTTCAACGATATTTCTTTTTACTATGCCTTTGGACGAATTATTCATTCTTGTCCCCCCATATTGGATGCAATGTATTGGCGTTTCTCCTTATGCTCATCATCTTCTCCTTTATTTTCTTCCTGGCATTTGTTTTTGATTACATCATCAACATCTTTTTTAGGGGATTACATCCTTTAGGGGGAATCCTCTTGGCCCCTTTCGCCGTATCTAGTGTACTCATATAACTTCTCCTTATTGACCAGTCCTTCAAACGCATCATTCAATTGGATACAATTGTTAGTGTCGCAACTGGGACTCTTATGGAAACGATAGTACTTGGACATGTTCCCTGACCATATATAAATTCCTTATTTTGGTTTCCTTAAACTCTATGATAACGCAACCTTTTAAGATCATTTCTTATGAAGTGTTCAGAGGAATATACAAGTCAAACCTTGGATGTAGTATGCATTCGCATTCCTCTTTTGACTGTCTAGAATCCTTGTCAAGTTCTCCACAAGATCCAGTGTTTCCTAGTACCCAACATCCTCGTCATCCAACATCTTTTC contains:
- the LOC131603851 gene encoding auxin-responsive protein IAA27-like, with translation MSVPVEQGYGGGEVPLMETTERNIGLNLKATELRLGLPGSESPERENGGLSMLKCLVSGAKRGFSDAIDGGSGKWGVSGNGGSDVGLCKDGNLFSPKGKVSGVGVGVGGECNKQQNLFSATVVKETVPHSPKTLHENKPQISPPSAKAQVVGWPPIRSFRKNSMVSPPQKNDGDAEAKSECLYVKVSMEGAPYLRKVDLNGFSSYRELSSALEKMFSCFTISQCGSYGVSCQEKTLSESRLVDLLHGSEYVLTYEDKDGDWMLVGDVPWEMFTESCKRLRIMKSSEAIGLAPRAMEKCKSRN